The Neofelis nebulosa isolate mNeoNeb1 chromosome X, mNeoNeb1.pri, whole genome shotgun sequence genome has a segment encoding these proteins:
- the LOC131502009 gene encoding P antigen family member 3-like, whose product MSGRVRTRSKSKQRKDDGKANQPAAPVAAQQPSDEQPQQREAPTECQDIMPEREKAVEEAPLDEGPDLESGIQELPVPKSGGKSEDDSDVKGADVPTLEPVKMPEADMLSIENAK is encoded by the exons ATGAGTGGGCGTGTGAGAACAAGGtctaaatctaaacaaagaaagGATGATGGCAAGGCTAACCAGCCAGCTGCACCTGTGGCT GCCCAGCAGCCCAGTGATGAGCAGCCTCAACAAAGGGAGGCACCCACTGAGTGTCAGGATATTATGCCGGAGCGAGAGAAAGCAGTTGAAGAAGCACCTCTGGATGAag gccCTGACCTGGAATCTGGTATCCAGGAACTGCCTGTGCCAAAGAGTGGGGGCAAAAGTGAAGATGACAGTGATGTGAAGGGGGCGGATGTCCCAACACTGGAGCCCGTGAAGATGCCTGAAGCAGATATGTTATCCATTGAGAATGCAAA GTGA